GGCCTTTACTATTCCCCTGATGAAAAAACTAGGTTACAAGCCTCATTTTGCGGGAGCGGTGGAAGCCTGCGCGTCGTCCGGAGGGCAGTTTGCCCCTCCCGTCATGGGCGCAGCCGCCTTCATCATAGCTGAATTTACCGGCATACCTTACATAAAGGTTGCCGCCGCCGCCGCCATTCCTGCCCTGATGTATTTTTTCAGCATTGGTCTTCAGGTTCACTTTAGGGCAATAAAAGAAGGAATCGAGGGGCTACCTAGGGACCAGTTGCCCAGCTTTACCAAGGAATTTGCCAAAGGTTTCCACTACGTATTGCCTTTAGTGGCTTTAGTTTATTTTTTAATCGCGGGTTACACCCCTCTTAAGGCCGGCCTGTACGCCATTGTCACGCTGATAATTGTAACTTTTGCACGCAACCCCAGGTTCATTAAACCGGTGGACTTTTTAAAAATATTCGAAGCTAGCGCCCGCACCATCCTGGAAGTGGCCATTGCCTGCGCCGCTGCCGGTGTGATCATTGGCATAATTTCGTTAACCGGACTGGGCCTGCGTTTGAGCACCCTGATCATGTCCCTGGCTGGCGGCAATTCATTCCTGGCACTTCTGTTTACAATGGTAACCGCCGTGATTTTGGGGATGGGTCTTCCCACTGTGGCTGCCTACATTATCCAGGCCGCCCTGTTGGTTCCGGCCCTAGTCCAGCTTGGCATTCCCCTTCTGGCGGCCCACCTGTTTGCCTTTTATTATGCAATTATTTCAGCGGTTACTCCGCCGGTGGCCCTGGCAGCTTATGCTGGCGCCGGCGTTGCCGGGGCCGATGTAAACAAGACCGCGTTAACGGCCTTTAAGCTAGCCCTGGCTGCCTTCATAGTACCTTTTATGTTTGCTTACGGGCCTGCCCTGATACTGATCGGCGAACCAATTGAGATAGTCAGTGCCGCCTGCACTGCCTTTGTGGGCATTTTTGCCCTGGCTGCGTCCATTGAGGGCTGGCTGGTTAAGAGGGCCAATCTACTGGAAAGGATTTTACTCTTTGCTGCTGCCCTTTGTTTAATTAAGCCCGGTATATCTACGGATACGGCTGGCATTGCATTAATCGTGCTGGCATTTATCCTGCAAA
This window of the Desulfofundulus salinus genome carries:
- a CDS encoding TRAP transporter permease, with translation MPSILNDRTEKKRQFPWERIITAVAVMMTLFQIYTTIFGIFESTLQRSLHLLFAIVLSFMICRVSKAKDPRVPWYDLIFIILALASFGYVVVNSGDIASRLAYVTPLTGVEMVVGVVGILVLWEASRRMLGRAFAIIMAAFLLYALFGQHLPGMLRHRGYDLGWVIDHVFYTTEGILGIPLGVSATYIFIFILFATFLEKTGAGDFFNQVSLALMGRFRGGPAKTAVVASGFMGMLSGSAVANVVTTGAFTIPLMKKLGYKPHFAGAVEACASSGGQFAPPVMGAAAFIIAEFTGIPYIKVAAAAAIPALMYFFSIGLQVHFRAIKEGIEGLPRDQLPSFTKEFAKGFHYVLPLVALVYFLIAGYTPLKAGLYAIVTLIIVTFARNPRFIKPVDFLKIFEASARTILEVAIACAAAGVIIGIISLTGLGLRLSTLIMSLAGGNSFLALLFTMVTAVILGMGLPTVAAYIIQAALLVPALVQLGIPLLAAHLFAFYYAIISAVTPPVALAAYAGAGVAGADVNKTALTAFKLALAAFIVPFMFAYGPALILIGEPIEIVSAACTAFVGIFALAASIEGWLVKRANLLERILLFAAALCLIKPGISTDTAGIALIVLAFILQKFRKSEVKNEVKSNLPGGVF